A genome region from Flavobacterium sp. CFS9 includes the following:
- the aspS gene encoding aspartate--tRNA ligase, with product MYRSHNCGELNASNINTEVTLAGWVQKSRDKGFMNWVDLRDRYGITQLIFDESRTDKAVFELAKTLGREFVIQVKGTVIEREAKNKNIPTGEIEILVSELTILNAALTPPFTIEDETDGGEDIRMKYRYLDIRRNPVKNSLLFRHKVAMEVRKYLSDLDFCEVETPYLIKSTPEGARDFVVPSRMNEGQFYALPQSPQTFKQLLMVGGMDKYFQIVKCFRDEDLRADRQPEFTQIDCEMAFVEQEDILNVFEGLTRHLLKEIKGIEVDKFPRITYDYAMKTYGNDKPDIRFGMEFGELNEFAQHKEFPVFNAAELVVGIAVPGAGNYTRKEIDALIDWVKRPQVGASGMVYAKCNDDGTYKSSVDKFYDQEDLGQWAKITGAKPGDMIFVLSGPANKTRAQLSALRMELATRLGLRNPEVFAPLWVIDFPLLELDEESGRYHAMHHPFTSPKPEDMQLLETEPGKVRANAYDMVLNGNEIGGGSIRIHDKTTQQLMFKYLGFTEEEAKAQFGFLMDAFQFGAPPHGGLAFGLDRLVAILGGQETIRDFIAFPKNNTGRDVMIDAPAAIDEAQLKELHIKIDSI from the coding sequence ATGTATAGAAGTCATAATTGTGGCGAGTTAAACGCCTCAAATATTAACACGGAAGTTACACTAGCGGGTTGGGTTCAAAAATCACGCGATAAAGGATTTATGAATTGGGTTGATTTACGTGACCGTTACGGAATTACACAACTTATTTTTGACGAAAGCCGTACAGATAAAGCGGTTTTCGAACTTGCCAAAACACTGGGAAGAGAATTTGTAATTCAGGTAAAAGGAACCGTAATTGAGCGTGAAGCCAAAAACAAAAATATCCCAACCGGTGAAATCGAAATTTTAGTATCCGAACTAACCATTCTAAATGCAGCCTTAACACCTCCGTTTACGATTGAAGACGAAACTGATGGTGGTGAAGACATCCGAATGAAATACCGTTACTTAGACATTAGAAGAAATCCTGTAAAAAACAGTTTATTATTCCGTCATAAAGTAGCCATGGAAGTTCGTAAATATTTATCGGACTTAGATTTCTGTGAAGTAGAAACTCCTTACTTAATCAAATCAACTCCGGAAGGAGCTAGAGATTTCGTTGTACCAAGCCGTATGAACGAAGGACAATTCTATGCTTTGCCACAATCGCCGCAAACCTTCAAACAATTATTGATGGTGGGTGGAATGGATAAATATTTTCAAATCGTAAAATGTTTCCGTGACGAGGATTTACGTGCTGACCGTCAGCCTGAGTTTACTCAAATTGACTGCGAAATGGCCTTTGTGGAACAAGAAGATATCTTAAATGTTTTCGAAGGACTAACCAGACATTTATTAAAAGAAATTAAAGGTATTGAAGTAGATAAATTCCCAAGAATTACCTACGACTATGCTATGAAAACATACGGAAACGACAAACCGGACATTCGTTTCGGAATGGAATTTGGTGAATTGAACGAATTTGCACAGCACAAAGAATTTCCGGTATTTAATGCTGCGGAATTAGTAGTTGGTATTGCCGTTCCCGGAGCAGGAAACTATACCCGTAAGGAAATCGACGCTTTAATTGACTGGGTAAAACGCCCTCAGGTTGGAGCATCAGGGATGGTGTATGCAAAATGTAACGACGACGGAACTTACAAATCTTCTGTAGATAAATTCTACGATCAGGAAGATTTAGGACAATGGGCAAAAATTACAGGAGCAAAACCGGGAGATATGATTTTTGTACTTTCAGGACCTGCAAATAAAACCCGTGCACAGCTTTCAGCACTTCGTATGGAACTTGCGACCCGTTTAGGCTTGCGTAATCCGGAAGTATTTGCACCGTTATGGGTAATTGACTTCCCGTTATTGGAATTAGACGAAGAATCAGGGCGTTACCATGCCATGCACCACCCGTTTACCTCTCCAAAACCGGAAGACATGCAATTGCTGGAAACCGAACCTGGAAAAGTTCGCGCAAACGCTTACGATATGGTATTAAACGGAAATGAAATTGGTGGAGGTTCTATCCGTATTCACGATAAAACAACACAGCAATTAATGTTCAAATATTTAGGCTTTACCGAAGAGGAAGCTAAAGCACAGTTTGGTTTCTTAATGGACGCTTTCCAGTTTGGAGCACCGCCACACGGAGGTTTAGCTTTTGGATTAGACCGTTTGGTAGCCATTTTAGGAGGTCAGGAAACCATCAGAGACTTCATCGCATTCCCAAAAAACAATACGGGGCGTGATGTGATGATCGATGCTCCTGCTGCTATTGATGAAGCACAATTGAAAGAATTGCATATCAAAATTGATTCAATCTAA
- a CDS encoding TlpA family protein disulfide reductase, translating to MNKFLITGLLICSTLGVIGQTKSPVKFTAKITNRNSDTLVIKGKNNFRKVIPIDKKGTFVASFDAPKGFYMFSDGTEGSNLYLKPNSDINLTMDAKEFDETIVYKGKGIDESNFLAQQALKDEKFQGEAFSKEAVEFASLLEAKLNTDLANLEKGNFDAEFKTALKKNFESFNHYAKEEYERAVQTNKMIGTLSPDFDYENHKGGKTKLSDLKGKYVYIDLWATWCAPCRAEIPYLQKLEEKYHGKNIEFVSVSVDKAKDNEKWKKFVTDKKLGGIQLFADKDWESEFVVSYGVTGIPRFIIVDPNGKVVSSDAERPSSPELQTKLDALLK from the coding sequence ATGAACAAATTTTTAATAACCGGTTTGTTGATCTGCAGTACCCTGGGTGTGATCGGTCAGACCAAGAGTCCTGTTAAATTCACCGCTAAGATTACGAACAGAAACAGTGACACTTTAGTAATTAAGGGAAAAAATAATTTTAGAAAGGTGATTCCAATTGATAAAAAAGGAACTTTTGTAGCTTCTTTTGATGCTCCAAAGGGTTTTTATATGTTTTCGGATGGTACTGAAGGTTCTAATTTATACTTAAAACCTAATTCGGATATTAATCTGACGATGGATGCTAAAGAGTTTGATGAAACCATTGTGTATAAAGGTAAAGGGATTGACGAAAGCAACTTTCTGGCTCAGCAGGCTTTAAAAGATGAAAAGTTCCAAGGAGAAGCTTTTAGTAAGGAAGCAGTAGAGTTTGCGTCGCTATTGGAGGCAAAACTGAATACTGATTTGGCTAATTTAGAGAAAGGTAATTTCGATGCTGAATTTAAAACGGCTTTGAAAAAGAATTTTGAAAGCTTTAATCATTATGCTAAAGAGGAATATGAAAGAGCTGTTCAAACTAATAAGATGATAGGAACCTTATCGCCTGATTTTGATTATGAAAATCATAAAGGAGGAAAGACTAAGCTTTCTGATTTAAAAGGGAAGTACGTTTATATTGATCTTTGGGCGACCTGGTGCGCACCTTGTAGAGCTGAGATTCCTTATTTGCAAAAACTGGAAGAAAAGTATCATGGAAAAAATATTGAGTTTGTGAGTGTGTCCGTTGATAAAGCAAAGGATAACGAAAAATGGAAGAAGTTTGTAACGGATAAGAAATTGGGCGGAATTCAATTGTTTGCGGATAAAGACTGGGAATCTGAGTTTGTAGTTAGTTACGGGGTTACCGGAATTCCGAGATTTATTATTGTGGATCCAAATGGTAAAGTAGTAAGCAGCGATGCTGAAAGACCTTCATCTCCAGAGCTTCAGACGAAATTAGATGCGTTATTGAAGTAA
- a CDS encoding toxin-antitoxin system YwqK family antitoxin: MKKCVILVAILFSGILVAQEIKPELEAVGNRVKATYYYENGTIQQEGFFKDGKLDGVWVSYDTKGNKMAVGEYTEGVKTGKWIFFNDKNLCEVAYENSKVTSVKNLQKNALANRN; the protein is encoded by the coding sequence ATGAAAAAGTGTGTAATTTTAGTTGCAATATTGTTCTCTGGAATTTTAGTTGCACAAGAGATAAAACCGGAATTGGAAGCTGTTGGAAATAGAGTAAAAGCTACATATTATTATGAAAATGGTACTATTCAACAAGAAGGTTTCTTTAAAGACGGTAAGTTAGACGGAGTTTGGGTATCGTATGATACAAAAGGAAACAAGATGGCTGTTGGAGAGTATACAGAAGGAGTAAAAACCGGAAAATGGATTTTCTTCAATGATAAAAATCTTTGCGAAGTGGCGTATGAAAACAGCAAAGTAACATCTGTTAAGAATCTACAGAAAAATGCTTTAGCAAATAGAAATTAA
- a CDS encoding PepSY-associated TM helix domain-containing protein: MLPIDFAYNFAFYDKMGFKTQIRFLHKWLGLISGLIVFIISITGCIFCFHDEIKDITRKEWRIVEPQNKPFVLPSVLKEKAKEILPDYNSSMVSYYGKNRSAIVFTYADTENRYLYFNPYTGKYLKTEDPDTDFFIIVERIHLYLLLPDYIGKHIIGSATIIFILLVISGIIQWWPKRKSDLKRSFTVKWSAKWRRVNYDWHNTSGFYISIIAVIIAITGLTFTYEWVGDGIYSAFNFGGDKTQEIKVPVIDTTQFNNNSVTAVDRAFTTTAQLQPDAEMFFATFPQKKGNIIDTGAYPHALRYDHQSNYYFHPNTGKLIQSEPFQKKTLGLQVVEMNYGIHTGQILNLPGKIIAFIVSLIAAALPVTGFIIWYGRNKKSKKK; this comes from the coding sequence TTGCTCCCCATTGATTTTGCGTATAATTTTGCGTTTTACGACAAAATGGGATTCAAAACACAAATACGATTTCTACACAAATGGCTCGGATTAATTTCCGGGCTTATTGTTTTTATTATCAGCATTACAGGCTGTATTTTTTGTTTCCATGATGAAATAAAAGACATCACACGCAAAGAATGGCGCATCGTTGAACCTCAGAACAAACCTTTTGTTCTGCCTTCCGTATTAAAGGAAAAAGCCAAAGAAATTCTTCCAGATTACAACTCGAGTATGGTTTCGTACTACGGAAAAAATCGTTCGGCAATCGTTTTCACCTATGCTGATACCGAAAATCGATACCTCTACTTCAATCCCTACACAGGAAAATACCTGAAAACCGAAGATCCTGATACCGACTTTTTCATCATTGTCGAACGCATTCATTTGTATTTACTTTTACCGGATTATATCGGGAAACATATCATTGGAAGCGCAACCATCATCTTCATTCTATTAGTAATCTCAGGAATCATTCAATGGTGGCCCAAACGAAAAAGTGATCTCAAACGAAGCTTTACTGTAAAATGGTCGGCCAAGTGGAGACGCGTCAATTACGACTGGCACAATACTTCCGGGTTTTATATTTCGATAATAGCCGTAATTATAGCCATAACCGGTTTAACTTTTACTTACGAATGGGTGGGTGACGGAATTTATAGTGCGTTCAATTTTGGAGGAGATAAAACGCAGGAAATAAAAGTACCAGTCATCGATACGACCCAATTCAACAACAACTCCGTTACCGCTGTTGATCGTGCTTTTACAACAACCGCACAGCTTCAACCCGATGCCGAAATGTTTTTTGCAACATTTCCACAAAAAAAAGGTAATATTATCGACACAGGAGCTTATCCGCATGCTTTGCGATACGACCATCAAAGCAACTATTATTTCCACCCCAACACCGGAAAACTGATTCAAAGCGAACCGTTCCAAAAGAAAACTCTGGGCTTACAGGTTGTCGAAATGAATTACGGAATTCATACCGGACAAATCTTAAACCTGCCCGGAAAAATTATTGCCTTTATCGTAAGCTTAATTGCAGCCGCACTTCCTGTAACCGGTTTTATAATTTGGTACGGACGAAACAAAAAATCTAAAAAAAAATAA